A single region of the Musa acuminata AAA Group cultivar baxijiao chromosome BXJ1-11, Cavendish_Baxijiao_AAA, whole genome shotgun sequence genome encodes:
- the LOC103970909 gene encoding SKP1-like protein 11 has protein sequence MSSEGKEVITEAAEGSSSQPKPTKTVVTLVSSDEEKFEVDIAVANQSEMIKNLILDMEDDVDEFVVPVLNVTGLVLAKVIQYWEKHAEAIDRDQLEAFDMAFVDMNKELLFQVLIAVNFLESRPLLNLLCKTIADGIKDMSVDEVRAYFSIESDFTEEEERQVRDENQWAFEEQ, from the coding sequence ATGTCGTCTGAAGGTAAAGAGGTGATCACCGAGGCAGCGGAGGGATCGTCATCCCAGCCGAAGCCGACGAAGACTGTTGTTACTCTCGTGTCTTCCGACGAAGAGAAATTTGAGGTAGACATAGCGGTAGCAAACCAATCGGAGATGATCAAGAATCTGATTCTAGACATGGAAGACGATGTCGATGAGTTCGTAGTCCCCGTGTTAAACGTTACTGGTCTCGTGCTCGCCAAGGTGATACAGTACTGGGAAAAGCATGCCGAGGCGATCGACAGAGACCAACTCGAAGCGTTCGACATGGCGTTCGTGGATATGAACAAGGAACTGTTGTTCCAGGTCCTAATAGCTGTAAATTTTCTCGAGTCGAGGCCGCTGCTGAACCTGTTGTGCAAGACCATCGCTGACGGCATTAAGGATATGTCGGTGGACGAAGTCAGAGCGTACTTCTCAATCGAGAGCGATTTCACCGAGGAGGAGGAGCGGCAGGTTCGAGATGAAAACCAATGGGCCTTCGAAGAACAATAG